In a genomic window of Mycolicibacter heraklionensis:
- a CDS encoding DUF3046 domain-containing protein codes for MRLTEFHERVTARFGAAYGTSVLADHVLAAVGGRTAAQAIEDGVEPRDVWWALCSDFDVPRDQW; via the coding sequence GTGCGCCTGACCGAATTCCACGAACGGGTCACGGCGCGTTTCGGTGCCGCTTACGGCACCTCGGTGCTGGCAGACCACGTGCTGGCCGCGGTGGGCGGACGCACCGCGGCGCAGGCCATCGAGGACGGTGTGGAGCCGCGTGATGTCTGGTGGGCGCTGTGTTCCGACTTCGACGTGCCGCGCGATCAGTGGTGA
- a CDS encoding glycosyltransferase: protein MRVVVVAGPDPGHAFPAIALCKRFVAAGDTPTLLTGVQWLDTARAAGVDAAELLGLDPTAADDDADDGAKLHHRAARMAVQNRDQLRALAPDLVVSDVITACGGMAAELLGIGWVELSPHPLYLPSKGLPPIGSGLAPGTGVRGRLRDAVMRSLTARSVRSGLRQRAEARVGIGLPGHDPGPLRRLIATLPALEVPRPDWPAEAVVVGPLHFEPTEQVLAVPPGSGPLVVVAPSTASTGAAGLAELALEHLVPGAGLPDGARLAVSRLGGPPLELPSWAVAGLGRQDELLTHADVVVCGGGHGMVAKTLLSGVPLVVVPGGGDQWEIANRVVRQGSGRLIRPLTGPALAEAVGAVLASPSYRDAARRAASTATDVADPVRVCHDALSGTG, encoded by the coding sequence ATGCGAGTCGTAGTGGTAGCCGGCCCAGATCCCGGTCACGCGTTCCCGGCGATCGCGCTGTGCAAGCGCTTCGTGGCGGCCGGGGACACGCCGACGCTGCTGACCGGGGTGCAGTGGCTCGACACCGCGCGTGCTGCCGGGGTGGACGCCGCGGAGCTGCTGGGACTCGATCCCACCGCGGCCGATGACGACGCGGACGACGGGGCAAAGCTGCATCACCGCGCGGCGCGGATGGCGGTGCAGAACCGCGATCAGCTGAGGGCTCTGGCGCCCGATCTGGTGGTCTCCGACGTGATCACGGCCTGTGGGGGAATGGCCGCCGAGCTGCTCGGCATCGGCTGGGTCGAACTCAGCCCGCACCCGCTGTACCTGCCGTCGAAGGGACTGCCGCCGATCGGCAGCGGGCTGGCGCCGGGAACCGGGGTGCGCGGCCGGCTGCGGGATGCGGTGATGCGCTCGCTGACGGCACGCTCGGTGCGCAGCGGTCTGCGCCAGCGCGCCGAGGCGCGGGTCGGTATCGGCCTGCCGGGTCACGACCCCGGGCCGCTGCGGCGCCTGATCGCCACCCTGCCCGCACTCGAGGTGCCGCGGCCGGACTGGCCCGCCGAGGCCGTCGTCGTCGGGCCGCTGCACTTCGAGCCCACCGAACAGGTGCTGGCCGTGCCGCCGGGTTCCGGCCCGCTGGTGGTGGTGGCGCCGTCCACCGCATCGACCGGGGCCGCCGGGCTGGCCGAGCTCGCCCTGGAGCATCTGGTGCCCGGTGCCGGACTGCCCGACGGCGCCCGGCTGGCGGTGTCGCGCCTGGGTGGCCCGCCGCTGGAGCTGCCGTCGTGGGCCGTCGCCGGGCTGGGTCGCCAGGACGAACTGTTGACGCACGCCGATGTGGTGGTCTGCGGCGGCGGGCACGGGATGGTGGCCAAGACGCTGCTGAGCGGGGTGCCGCTGGTGGTGGTGCCCGGTGGCGGCGATCAGTGGGAGATCGCCAATCGCGTGGTGCGCCAGGGCAGCGGGCGGCTGATCCGGCCGTTGACCGGGCCGGCCCTGGCCGAGGCGGTGGGCGCCGTCTTGGCGTCGCCGAGCTACCGCGACGCCGCGCGGCGGGCCGCAAGCACTGCCACCGACGTCGCGGATCCGGTACGGGTGTGCCACGACGCACTGTCGGGCACTGGGTAG
- a CDS encoding limonene-1,2-epoxide hydrolase family protein has translation MTELTGQPSAVEAAANIRTVETFLDALRDDDLDTAAAALAEDVVYQNVGMPTIYGRSATVAVFRRLSGRGTFDVKTHRIAADGSAVLTERTDALTFGPLRLQFWVCGVFEVHHGRITLWRDYFDFFDMFKATLRAVAATVFPALRPTF, from the coding sequence ATGACCGAACTGACTGGCCAGCCCAGCGCTGTCGAGGCCGCCGCCAACATCCGCACCGTAGAGACCTTCCTCGACGCCCTGCGCGACGACGATCTCGACACGGCGGCCGCGGCACTCGCCGAGGACGTGGTGTACCAGAACGTCGGGATGCCGACCATCTACGGCCGCAGCGCCACCGTCGCGGTGTTCCGGCGCTTGTCTGGCCGGGGGACATTCGACGTGAAGACCCACCGCATCGCCGCCGACGGCTCGGCGGTGCTCACCGAGCGCACCGACGCGCTGACATTCGGACCGCTGCGGCTGCAGTTCTGGGTGTGCGGGGTCTTCGAGGTCCACCACGGACGTATCACGTTGTGGCGCGACTACTTCGACTTCTTCGACATGTTCAAGGCGACGCTGCGGGCGGTCGCGGCCACCGTGTTCCCGGCGCTGCGACCGACGTTCTAG
- a CDS encoding DUF5313 domain-containing protein, which translates to MRQSPKPARPSPIQYLRYCYGRPLPPELLDWVRNDLAGPGATVRMILRAAVPTTLILIPFWFFPTDFMTRFSMTFPIWFMVILFAHALNKVWRTHMLRMHGLDPELANARKRQRDAHIHRSYVERYGPRPESVDQRSDDI; encoded by the coding sequence GTGCGTCAAAGTCCGAAGCCTGCGCGCCCAAGCCCGATCCAGTACCTCCGGTACTGCTACGGACGCCCGTTGCCCCCAGAGCTGCTGGACTGGGTCCGCAACGACCTGGCCGGCCCGGGTGCCACGGTCCGGATGATCCTGCGCGCCGCCGTGCCGACGACGCTCATCCTGATCCCGTTCTGGTTCTTTCCGACAGACTTCATGACGCGTTTCAGCATGACGTTTCCGATCTGGTTCATGGTGATTCTGTTCGCGCACGCGCTCAACAAGGTATGGCGCACGCACATGCTGCGGATGCACGGTCTGGACCCGGAGCTGGCCAACGCACGCAAGCGCCAGCGCGACGCCCACATTCACCGGTCCTACGTCGAACGCTACGGTCCGCGGCCGGAATCGGTCGATCAGCGCAGCGACGATATCTAG
- the pspM gene encoding phage shock envelope stress response protein PspM, whose amino-acid sequence MAAVLRGSARHPLLQRAVDRASEAADILADKLGAIADPRARMLRKRRWALRLGLFFAATCGFWTLVTAVLASWSTPVWVLLITGLVAAGAAAPATLLLLRYRWLRAAPLPAVRSTAARRLPPPGSAARPAMYALGASERGMISLLGVLERGRLLPADEITELTAAVNRAASTMAATAAEVVSMERAVQHSAQSRQYLVPTINAFTAQLSAGVRQYNEMVTAAAQLVASANDGASTSTGDPANSPMSQRRYREELVGATEKMLGWAQAFDELAELPRVV is encoded by the coding sequence GTGGCCGCCGTGCTCCGAGGCAGCGCTCGGCACCCACTGCTGCAGCGCGCCGTAGACCGTGCCAGCGAGGCTGCCGACATCCTCGCCGACAAGCTGGGTGCGATCGCCGACCCGCGGGCCAGGATGCTGCGCAAGCGCCGGTGGGCGCTGCGGCTGGGCCTGTTCTTCGCTGCCACCTGCGGATTCTGGACGCTGGTGACGGCCGTGCTGGCATCGTGGTCGACGCCGGTGTGGGTGCTGCTGATCACCGGGCTGGTGGCCGCGGGGGCGGCGGCGCCGGCGACGCTGTTGTTGCTGCGCTACCGCTGGCTGCGCGCGGCGCCGTTGCCGGCCGTGCGGTCCACCGCCGCGCGGCGCCTGCCGCCGCCCGGCTCGGCGGCACGACCGGCGATGTACGCCCTGGGCGCCTCCGAGCGCGGGATGATCTCGCTGCTGGGCGTGCTCGAGCGCGGCCGGCTGCTGCCCGCCGACGAGATCACCGAACTGACGGCCGCGGTCAACCGCGCCGCGTCGACCATGGCCGCCACCGCGGCTGAGGTGGTGTCCATGGAGCGCGCCGTGCAGCACAGCGCCCAGTCACGTCAGTACCTGGTGCCGACCATTAACGCGTTCACCGCTCAGCTCAGTGCCGGTGTTCGCCAGTACAACGAGATGGTCACCGCCGCAGCGCAATTGGTGGCCTCGGCCAACGACGGCGCGTCGACGTCTACCGGCGATCCGGCGAACTCTCCGATGTCGCAGCGGCGCTACCGTGAGGAGCTGGTCGGCGCGACCGAGAAGATGCTGGGCTGGGCGCAGGCATTCGACGAACTGGCTGAGTTGCCGCGGGTCGTCTAG
- the pspA gene encoding phage shock protein PspA, whose product MANPFVKAWKYLMALFNSKIDEHADPKVQIQQAIEEAQRQHQALTQQAAQVIGNQRQLEMRLNRQLADIEKLQVNVRQALTLADQATAAGDAAKATEYTNAAEAFAAQLVTAEQSVEDLKALHDQALSAAMQAKKAVEQNAMVLQQKIAERTKLLSQLEQAKMQEQVSASLRSMSEIAAPGTTPSLDEVRDKIERRYANAIGAAELAQGSVQGRMLEVEQAGVQMAGHSRLEQIRASMRGESLPAGGAATAPGQATPATPQSGANPTPENPLGR is encoded by the coding sequence ATGGCCAACCCGTTCGTCAAGGCGTGGAAGTACCTGATGGCGCTGTTCAACTCGAAGATCGACGAGCACGCCGATCCCAAGGTGCAGATCCAGCAGGCGATCGAAGAGGCGCAGCGCCAGCACCAGGCTCTGACCCAGCAGGCCGCGCAGGTGATCGGCAACCAGCGGCAGTTGGAGATGCGGCTGAACCGGCAACTGGCCGACATCGAGAAGCTTCAGGTCAACGTGCGCCAGGCCCTGACCTTGGCCGACCAGGCCACGGCCGCCGGGGACGCCGCGAAAGCCACCGAGTACACCAACGCCGCGGAGGCGTTCGCGGCCCAGCTGGTCACCGCCGAACAGAGCGTCGAAGACCTCAAGGCGCTGCACGACCAGGCGCTGTCGGCGGCGATGCAGGCCAAGAAGGCCGTCGAGCAGAACGCCATGGTGTTGCAGCAGAAGATCGCCGAGCGCACCAAACTGCTCAGCCAACTCGAGCAGGCCAAGATGCAGGAGCAGGTCAGCGCCTCACTGCGCTCGATGAGCGAGATCGCCGCTCCCGGAACCACTCCCAGCCTCGACGAGGTGCGTGACAAGATCGAACGGCGCTACGCCAACGCGATCGGAGCGGCCGAGCTGGCGCAGGGTTCGGTGCAGGGCCGGATGCTCGAGGTCGAGCAGGCCGGTGTGCAGATGGCCGGCCACTCCCGGCTGGAGCAGATCCGGGCGTCCATGAGGGGCGAGTCGCTGCCCGCGGGTGGAGCCGCCACCGCCCCCGGCCAGGCCACCCCGGCCACTCCGCAGTCCGGCGCCAATCCCACTCCCGAGAACCCGCTGGGACGCTAG
- the clgR gene encoding transcriptional regulator ClgR: MTTLLRESVGEVLRQARTAQGRTLREVSDSARVSLGYLSEVERGRKEASSELLNAICAALRIPLSTVLFDAGTRLAQAERAELSARSARSGAVTRIDAGTKVVIPPIRTLASVASA; encoded by the coding sequence ATGACGACATTGCTGCGGGAGTCGGTCGGCGAGGTGCTGCGCCAAGCCCGGACTGCCCAGGGCCGCACGCTGCGTGAGGTGTCGGACTCGGCGCGGGTCAGCCTCGGTTACCTCTCCGAGGTCGAACGGGGCCGCAAGGAAGCGTCCAGTGAGCTGCTCAACGCGATCTGCGCGGCGTTGCGGATCCCGTTGTCGACGGTGCTCTTCGACGCCGGAACCCGGCTTGCTCAGGCGGAGCGGGCCGAACTGAGCGCGCGGTCCGCCCGCAGCGGCGCAGTGACCCGCATCGATGCCGGCACCAAGGTGGTGATCCCGCCGATTCGTACGCTGGCATCGGTGGCCTCGGCGTGA
- the pgsA gene encoding CDP-diacylglycerol--glycerol-3-phosphate 3-phosphatidyltransferase: MSGQPKTGPTVTHVPVVNLANALTVLRLGLVPVFLLALFAEDGHDPKTRIAAFVIFAVAIITDRLDGTLARNYGMVTEFGTLADPIADKALIGAALIGLSMLGDLWWWVTVLILVREIGITLLRFAVLHRGVIPASRGGKLKTLVQAIGIGLLILPMEGPWLVTAWTVMAAAVILTVLTGVDYVVSAVTDLRSGSGAS; this comes from the coding sequence GTGTCGGGGCAGCCTAAAACCGGTCCAACGGTGACGCATGTCCCGGTGGTCAATCTTGCGAACGCGTTGACCGTCCTGCGGTTGGGACTTGTTCCGGTCTTCTTGCTGGCGCTGTTCGCCGAGGACGGCCACGATCCGAAGACCCGTATCGCGGCGTTCGTCATCTTTGCCGTTGCCATCATCACCGACCGGCTGGACGGCACTCTGGCGCGCAACTACGGCATGGTCACCGAGTTCGGCACGCTGGCCGACCCGATCGCCGACAAGGCGCTGATCGGCGCAGCGCTGATCGGTCTGTCGATGCTGGGTGACCTGTGGTGGTGGGTGACGGTGCTGATTCTGGTCCGGGAGATCGGGATCACCCTGCTGAGGTTCGCCGTGCTGCACCGTGGCGTGATCCCAGCCAGCCGCGGCGGCAAGCTCAAGACACTGGTGCAGGCCATCGGTATCGGGCTGCTCATCTTGCCGATGGAAGGCCCCTGGCTGGTGACCGCCTGGACGGTGATGGCCGCGGCGGTGATCCTGACGGTGCTGACCGGCGTGGACTACGTGGTTTCGGCGGTCACTGACCTGCGCAGCGGATCGGGCGCAAGCTGA
- a CDS encoding amino-acid N-acetyltransferase: MRNRYCAAVNLAADRPAGQPLVRRARTSDVPAIKKLVDIYAGKILLEKNLVTLYEAVQEFWVAEDADRQVVGCGALHVLWSDLGEVRTIAVDPTLTGRGIGHAIVDRLLQVARELELQRLFVLTFETEFFARHGFTEIDGTPVTAEVFEEMQRSYDVGVAEFLDLSYVKPNTLGNTRMLLIL; this comes from the coding sequence ATGAGAAACCGATACTGTGCAGCTGTGAATCTTGCGGCGGATCGACCGGCGGGGCAGCCCCTGGTTCGGCGCGCGCGCACCTCGGATGTTCCGGCGATCAAGAAGTTGGTGGACATCTACGCCGGCAAGATCCTGTTGGAAAAGAACCTGGTCACGCTGTATGAGGCGGTCCAGGAATTCTGGGTGGCAGAAGACGCCGATCGGCAGGTGGTGGGCTGCGGTGCCCTGCACGTGTTGTGGTCGGACCTCGGCGAGGTACGCACGATCGCGGTGGACCCGACCCTGACCGGTCGCGGTATCGGACACGCCATCGTCGACCGCCTGCTGCAGGTCGCCCGCGAGCTCGAGTTGCAGCGGCTGTTCGTGCTGACCTTCGAGACCGAGTTCTTCGCCCGGCACGGCTTCACCGAGATCGACGGAACGCCGGTCACTGCCGAGGTGTTCGAGGAGATGCAACGCTCCTACGACGTCGGCGTGGCCGAGTTCCTGGACCTGAGCTACGTCAAGCCGAACACCCTGGGCAACACCCGGATGTTGCTGATCCTTTAG
- a CDS encoding DUF421 domain-containing protein → MDWARLFSFDTPPSEIFIRGTVIYIAIYALLRVVLKREAGTNGITDLIVVVLIADAAQNGMAGGYRSISDGILLVGVIIGWSYLLNWMAHRWPSVARLLRPGPLLVIYEGAFLYANMRKEMITEEQVREQARKQGIADLSVVREGRMESDGQFSFLVGATRRIRDMVAD, encoded by the coding sequence GTGGATTGGGCACGACTTTTCTCTTTCGACACACCTCCGTCGGAGATCTTTATCCGCGGAACTGTCATCTACATCGCGATTTACGCATTGCTGCGGGTGGTATTGAAACGTGAGGCGGGCACCAACGGCATCACCGATCTGATCGTTGTCGTGCTGATCGCCGACGCGGCGCAGAACGGCATGGCCGGCGGCTACCGATCGATCAGCGACGGCATCCTGCTCGTCGGGGTGATCATCGGCTGGTCCTACCTGCTGAACTGGATGGCGCACCGCTGGCCGTCGGTGGCGAGGCTGCTGCGGCCGGGGCCGCTGCTGGTGATCTACGAGGGCGCGTTCCTCTACGCCAATATGCGCAAAGAGATGATCACCGAGGAGCAGGTTCGCGAGCAGGCTCGCAAACAGGGGATTGCGGACCTTTCCGTCGTCCGTGAGGGCCGGATGGAATCCGACGGGCAGTTCAGCTTTCTCGTCGGCGCGACACGCCGGATCCGCGACATGGTCGCCGACTAA
- a CDS encoding wax ester/triacylglycerol synthase family O-acyltransferase — MAEHLTPLDAGFLGVEDSDHNVSMATGTLAVLDGPLPEHSELVATLAERLRGCPRFGQRLVRHALDLGAPEWVDDPHFDIAHHIGRVAVPTPGGDAELHGVVADVMSWRLDRDRPLWEIWVIGGLSGDRWALLMKVHHCIADASATAHMLTGLSDNGVTHHRAPAAGAPHDTARPAHGRPLLDLNPVHWLYNLRGVVELAAGVLQPAASSPNGPITSRRRYSAARVSLDDVQQICQRFGVTVNDVVLAALTDSYRDFMIRRGEVPQPDSLRTLVPVSMRSAEAPEPDNRVSLLLPSLPIEESNPVQRLLTVRYRLSQAKVGGQRYAGRAVMSAAGLFPVSLSSWAARLLGRFPQRGVVALATSVPGPVEPLQIMGCDVVQVLPVPPIAMQLRTGVSILSYAGNLFIGVLADFEFAGVDELARGLESAVARLVARSKRRKPLRDWHGLTLVHSA; from the coding sequence ATGGCCGAGCACCTGACCCCCTTGGACGCCGGCTTCCTGGGCGTTGAGGATTCCGACCACAACGTCAGCATGGCCACCGGAACACTGGCGGTGTTGGACGGGCCGCTGCCGGAGCACTCCGAGCTGGTGGCGACACTGGCCGAACGTCTGCGCGGGTGCCCCCGGTTCGGGCAGCGGCTGGTGCGCCATGCCTTGGATCTGGGCGCACCGGAATGGGTGGACGACCCCCACTTCGACATCGCCCACCACATCGGTCGGGTCGCGGTGCCGACTCCAGGCGGGGACGCCGAGCTACACGGGGTGGTCGCCGACGTGATGTCCTGGCGGCTGGACCGCGACCGTCCGCTGTGGGAGATCTGGGTGATCGGCGGGCTCAGCGGTGACCGCTGGGCGCTGCTGATGAAGGTCCACCACTGCATTGCCGACGCCAGCGCCACCGCACACATGCTCACCGGCCTATCGGACAACGGCGTCACCCACCACCGTGCACCGGCCGCCGGAGCGCCGCACGATACGGCGCGACCGGCGCACGGCCGACCGCTGCTGGACCTCAACCCGGTGCATTGGCTCTACAACCTGCGCGGCGTCGTTGAGCTCGCAGCCGGTGTGCTGCAACCGGCCGCGTCGTCACCGAACGGGCCGATCACCAGCCGGCGCCGCTATAGCGCCGCGCGGGTCTCGCTCGACGATGTCCAGCAGATCTGCCAACGTTTCGGCGTGACCGTCAACGACGTGGTGTTGGCGGCTCTGACCGACAGCTACCGCGACTTCATGATCCGGCGCGGTGAAGTGCCCCAACCCGATTCGCTGCGCACCCTGGTGCCGGTATCGATGAGGTCTGCGGAAGCACCCGAGCCCGACAACCGGGTCTCGTTGCTGTTGCCGAGTCTGCCGATCGAGGAGTCGAACCCGGTTCAGCGGCTGCTGACCGTGCGCTACCGACTGTCGCAGGCCAAGGTCGGCGGGCAGCGCTACGCCGGGCGCGCGGTCATGTCGGCGGCCGGGCTCTTCCCTGTCTCGTTGTCGTCCTGGGCGGCGCGGTTGCTCGGCCGGTTCCCCCAGCGCGGCGTCGTGGCGTTGGCGACCAGTGTCCCCGGCCCGGTGGAGCCGTTGCAGATCATGGGCTGCGACGTGGTTCAAGTGCTGCCGGTGCCACCGATCGCGATGCAGCTTCGCACCGGCGTGTCGATCCTCAGTTACGCCGGGAACCTCTTCATCGGGGTGCTGGCCGACTTCGAGTTCGCCGGTGTCGACGAGCTGGCCCGCGGGCTGGAATCCGCGGTGGCCCGGCTGGTGGCGCGCAGCAAACGCCGCAAGCCACTGCGCGACTGGCATGGGCTCACCCTGGTACACAGCGCGTAG